The Pseudomonas sp. TH06 genome contains the following window.
GTACAGGAGCTGGCTGCGCGCCTGGGCGAGCAGATCACTCATCTGGATATTCTGGTGAACAACGCCGGCACCACTTGGGGGGCGCCGCTGGAGAGTTACCCGGTGAAAGGCTGGGAGAAGGTCATGCAGCTCAACGTGACCTCCGTGTTCACCTGCATCCAGCAGTTTCTGCCGTTGCTGCGCAAGGCCGGTTCGGCAGCCAATCCCGCACGGATTATCAACATAGGTTCGGTGGCGGGGATCTCATCCTTTGGCGAACAGGCGTATGCCTATGGACCAAGCAAAGCCGCACTGCACCAGTTGTCGCGGATTCTGGCGCGGGAGTTGGTGAGCCAGCACATCAACGTCAACGTGATCGCGCCGGGACGGTTTCCGAGCAAGATGACTCAGCACATTGGTAATGATCAGCAGGCGTTGGCTGAGGATACGGCGCTGATCCCGATGAAACGCTGGGGGCGGGAGGAAGAGATGGCGGCGCTGGCGATTAGCCTGGCGAGCACCGCTGGAGCCTATATGACCGGGAATATCATTCCGCTGGATGGTGGGTTCAGCCTCTGACATCGGTGGTGCGGCCATCGCGAGCAGGCTCACTCCTACAAAGGCGTCGGTGGACACAAAATCTGTGTTCGCTGAAATCCCCTGTAGGAGTGAGCCTGCTCGCGATGGCGTCCGACCTGCCACCACCAGACTTGAGGTCTGCCGGGTTATCATGCCCACCCCGCTCCGCTTCGAATACACACCATGACTTACAGCGTCTCCCCCATCGGCTTCGTCCGCTCCTGCTTCAAGGAAAAGTTCGCCATCCCGCGCCAGCCGCAACTGGCCCCTGCTGCCCGTGGCGTGCTGGAACTGGTGGCGCCGTTCGATCAGGGGGATGCGGTGCAGGGGCTGGAACAGGTCAGTCATGTCTGGCTGTTGTTCCTGTTCCATCAGGCGCTGGAAGAAAAGCCGCGGCTGAAAGTGCGCCCACCCCGCCTCGGCGGCAACAAGTCCATGGGTGTTTTCGCCACTCGCGCCACCCATCGGCCAAACGGCATCGGCCAATCGGTGGTGAAACTGGACAAGGTTGAAGCCAATCGCCTGTTTATTTCCGGCATCGACCTGCTCGACGGCACACCGATTCTCGACATCAAACCCTACGTGCCTTACGCCGACATCATCGCCAGCGCC
Protein-coding sequences here:
- a CDS encoding SDR family oxidoreductase, with the protein product MLPYFSLQGRTALVTGGTRGIGKMIAKAYVEAGARVYVCSRDAEACHQTAEELSALGICHGVAANLATEEGVQELAARLGEQITHLDILVNNAGTTWGAPLESYPVKGWEKVMQLNVTSVFTCIQQFLPLLRKAGSAANPARIINIGSVAGISSFGEQAYAYGPSKAALHQLSRILARELVSQHINVNVIAPGRFPSKMTQHIGNDQQALAEDTALIPMKRWGREEEMAALAISLASTAGAYMTGNIIPLDGGFSL
- the tsaA gene encoding tRNA (N6-threonylcarbamoyladenosine(37)-N6)-methyltransferase TrmO, whose amino-acid sequence is MTYSVSPIGFVRSCFKEKFAIPRQPQLAPAARGVLELVAPFDQGDAVQGLEQVSHVWLLFLFHQALEEKPRLKVRPPRLGGNKSMGVFATRATHRPNGIGQSVVKLDKVEANRLFISGIDLLDGTPILDIKPYVPYADIIASASNSIASAAPQLIDVQWTDTALQQAHTHAQRLDEPLVELIEQCLAQDPRPAYQTPAPEREYGAQFWDLDVRWHYPTPEQIRVLEVIPART